Proteins from a genomic interval of Crassostrea angulata isolate pt1a10 chromosome 7, ASM2561291v2, whole genome shotgun sequence:
- the LOC128191626 gene encoding titin homolog isoform X2 — MVGGSSALNLSLLSRGVGEISKNGHEKIDVVFEPQDYYNFVTDSRRIYLPPIQHSYTYDEPEFSISRTSKKSVQEINMPKTFTTRKGALLLFSEDMAHRKRHSHHHHIHKSHMDFDDRESQLSKSADEIDLRTVDDLAKSILSFGAQGPEREDGMYLKFVHGRRKRDYFDRQIRPGFSAKRYLSSWTKCWDDNVLEKVISKGYLTEKSLFYYNPLMPHLQRRLNDDMSHYPTPYKLMRSMLMSPGSLSGYTFYRIRPESAETIMTQDVDLHGVPPSQGASIKVISTKDGVQREVTYGSLDKKAQEEVLTDLLVKSAVHYAMKKQQEYFEDNLMRAMESNKIREVSEGHETPASMPQFDMKEAVESLLDTQKSKGAVIEADLPEDRSSVRSGSIKPKHSIKKHGKGGVRSSSSSPALEDKEYIGGVPVVSFRDGSGSPSSVPQLPHIPGAIPLTTIGEVSREQTTVVPLPPIGGKGIPVLNVHPPTPQHTTLESYDGAGKNKENLKTVSEVDTEDEWGAQVPQSQQAENASTKGDVETESKKEKVEVSSQVLGSTESVVTSVHSQKDGKLGRAPWKGSQTSVKSSKKGAGSVDDGSVKGSVIMGPEGELINVGGTIKPHLRDIDLVHDANKVFGKDLVSDESDTEDQPDEWKKNRTLPPGARDQMRNYANKRVTPTNLSVLDPLRLPRHGDPKIDYTSGDIDATLSISSWSYAPRDQDPEIDVLKKTSSLQSLPNIEVEFLKDLSILSRATEKTEPADRQISEDVDTTDDSNKAADPSSNAPNADTISSLQTPFTQSVTPGGRITSILDTPMGPLEDTLLEESEKDGPEQISEKDEEENGTASHLSQKSPGRKGSVLSKISVVDPEMSKSASGSGGQAMSRSGSMADLYNRTLVHSRNRRRYSLDLGGKVKISSDNKVRAQSEDLNKNVEVSLDDLRKKEGKSIEASPSEEKRISVGSRRASRESIFRSLSKQSINQDEVLFEGPAESEILEVASDRKSTVSGDESSVLAVEGQEVPGPSLEHPSSKTESPKPSEDVARSDSAKSKVSEKEIVDALADHAQQIAQNVLSRSASGKDLEEDVRRAAKLWMETHPPRDISRSQSVQDKSIVQEIVSGQEKRKSAGPTAGEYRELIKANLKTAMSSSSGENVPADTEVSPELIEALAKEEVAAEDLEIVQDDDGKSLIRSKSQVSMAMGGVKEGHIYVPVAKNGQKGPATSIPVDRQSNADIGQLAVIHYVGDKDLVKEGSEKTPSDRGSKTKSQPPSTLGESIAEEETMVDDASEHKSHVSFKDEAEIEDEFQKAVEGLEQKSEKQSLKSGVTDSDGKKSKVSQEKAASPVKKKEEFIVGKVDTKDDIKALYGQPDPPPKEPSPPTMVKKPSPVAEPVPSPPKSAGKKSKDGEPKKLEVADDKSSKSASTAKTSTSGTGSKTVTSAKSEEMAQIQQDFQNEIKNLFGKVPTKQDVKGKGKTKKIPSPTKKPAKEGKAKGKAKGKGKKKEESPEPKPAEPEPVPQEPVKELTPPPPTPPPQEEPPASDLESDRRKSIASSINVNLKKVMSKESVSTMKSEESFEFHIVRDTPSPSPPPPKAPSIPSVEEEPETEEEEPPEDEDKTVKKQIVKKTKDEAARLRMISNREARAAKRAAQAEKRRQEVEKRRREREDQLKREKEEFERQQQLKAELEEERKRQEEQRRIRRAQQDAERDDEERREEERLRRQKLEEEKERRRKEEYQRKLEEMKRRQAEEEKRRHEEMLKKQAEEEEARREEAEKMAAMEEEERRQYELQKKLEEEERLKREEEERIRREEEAKKAMEEARRLAEEMARKQAEMEARLKFNRTLQVEARGLEHSQDITRAFVFSYFELLQWLGLDIPEFEVLKLNQY, encoded by the exons ATGGTTGGAGGTAGCAGTGCTCTAAATCTCTCGCTGCTAAGCCGAGGAGTCGgtgaaatatcaaaaaatgGACACGAGAAGATTGATGTGGTGTTTGAACCTCAG GACTACTACAACTTTGTCACTGACTCCAGAAGAATCTACCTGCCCCCAATACAGCACTCCTATACATACGATGAACCAGAATTCTCAATATCACGGACATCCAAAAAGTCTGTACAGGAGATCAATATGCCCAAGACATTCACCACCAGGAAGGGGGCCCTGCTTCTGTTCTCGGAGGACATGGCCCACCGAAAACGACACTCCCATCACCACCACATTCACAAAAGTCACATGGATTTTGATGATAGGGAGTCGCAGCTGTCGAAAAGTGCAGATGAAATAGATCTGAGAACTGTAGATGATTTAGCTAAATCTATTCTCTCCTTTGGAGCTCAG GGTCCTGAGAGAGAAGATGGAATGTACCTTAAATTTGTTCATGGGCGAAGGAAAAGAGATTATTTTGACAGACAAATCCGTCCTGGTTTTTCAGCCAAAAGGTATCTGTCATCGTGGACCAAATGTTGGGATGACAATGTTCTGGAGAAAGTCATCAGCAAAG GATACTTGACGGAGAAGTCTCTGTTCTACTACAACCCTCTGATGCCCCATCTCCAGCGGCGCCTCAATGACGACATGTCACACTACCCCACCCCCTACAAACTAATGAGGAGCATGTTAATGTCCCCTGGGAGCCTGTCTGGCTACACCTTCTACAGAATCAGACCAGAGTCAGCTGAAACCATTA TGACACAAGATGTTGACCTCCATGGAGTTCCACCCAGCCAGGGAGCCTCCATTAAGGTCATTAGTACCAAAGATGGAGTTCAGAGGGAGGTCACATACGGCAGCCTGGACAAGAAAGCCCAGGAGGAAGTGTTGACGGACCTACTGGTGAAGAGTGCGGTTCACTACGCCATGAAGAAACAGCAA GAATACTTTGAGGACAACCTAATGAGAGCTATGGAGTCCAATAAGATTCGGGAGGTGTCTGAGGGTCATGAGACCCCAGCATCCATGCCACAGTTTGACATGAAGGAAGCTGTAGAG tcTTTGCTGGACACACAAAAATCTAAAGGTGCTGTGATAGAGGCCGACCTTCCCGAGGATAGGTCTTCAGTAAGGTCAGGGTCAATAAAGCCCAAACATTCAATCAAAAAGCATGGCAAAGGAGGAg TTCGGTCAAGTTCAAGTTCGCCCGCCCTTGAGGACAAAGAATATATAGGGGGAGTTCCTGTCGTGTCCTTCAGAGATGGGTCAGGGTCACCAAGCTCTGTTCCTCAGCTCCCCCACATCCCTGGGGCAATTCCTCTGACCACAATAGGAGAGGTCAGCCGGGAACAGACCACTGTGGTTCCTCTCCCACCCATCGGAGGAAAAG GAATTCCAGTATTGAATGTTCATCCCCCCACCCCACAGCATACAACTCTTGAGTCGTATGATGGTGCGGGGAAAAACAAGGAAAATCTCAAGACTGTTAGCGAAG TGGACACAGAGGATGAGTGGGGAGCTCAGGTCCCCCAGTCCCAGCAAGCAGAGAATGCATCCACGAAAGGGGACGTGGAAACCGAGTCCAAGAAAGAAAAGG TTGAAGTGTCCTCTCAAGTCCTGGGTTCCACGGAGAGTGTGGTCACCAGTGTTCACTCTCAGAAGGACGGCAAACTCGGACGAGCTCCATGGAAAGGCAGTCAGACCAGCGTCAAGAGCTCAAAGAAAGGAG CCGGCAGTGTGGATGATGGGTCAGTCAAGGGCAGTGTAATTATGGGGCCAGAAGGGGAGCTAATCAATGTAGGGGGAACCATCAAACCACATCTCAGAGACATCGACTTGGTGCATGATGCCAATAAAGTGTTTGGAAAag accTGGTGAGTGATGAATCTGATACGGAGGATCAGCCAGACGAGTGGAAGAAAAACCGCACTCTTCCACCAGGGGCGCGGGATCAGATGAGAAACTATGCCAACAAAAGAG TTACTCCCACAAATTTGTCAGTGCTGGACCCCCTCCGCCTGCCTCGCCACGGCGACCCGA AGATTGACTACACCAGTGGTGACATAGACGCCACGCTGTCTATCAGCTCCTGGAGCTACGCACCGCGGGACCAAGATCCAGAAATAGATGTGCTTAAAAAAACCAGTAGTTTACAGAGTCTACCAAACATAGAGG TTGAATTTTTGAAGGATTTAAGCATTTTAAGCAGAGCTACTGAGAAAACAGAACCAGCTGACAGACAGATCTCAGAGGATGTGGACACTACTGATGATTCCAACAAGGCGGCTGACCCCAGCTCCAATGCGCCTAATGCAGACACTATCAGCTCCCTCCAGACCCCCTTTACTCAGTCCGTTACCCCAGGGGGCAGGATCACCAGTATCCTGGACACCCCTATGGGTCCCCTGGAGGATACTCTATTGGAGGAATCAGAGAAAGATGGTCCAGAGCAAATCTCAGAGAAGGATGAAGAAGAAAATGGAACAGCCAGTCACCTGTCCCAAAAGTCGCCTGGAAGAAAAGGATCAGTATTATCAAAAATCTCTGTTGTTGATCCTGAGATGTCAAAGTCTGCCTCCGGGAGTGGAGGTCAAGCTATGTCTCGAAGCGGTAGTATGGCAGACTTGTACAACCGAACATTGGTTCATAGCAGAAACCGCAGGCGTTATAGTTTGGATCTGGGGGGAAAAGTGAAGATTAGTTCAGACAACAAGGTCAGAGCACAAAGTGAAGACCTTAACAAGAATGTAGAAGTATCATTGGATGACCTCAGAAAGAAGGAAGGCAAGTCTATAGAAGCCAGCCCTAGTGAGGAGAAGCGAATATCTGTAGGGTCTCGCCGCGCCTCCAGAGAGTCCATCTTCAGAAGTCTGTCCAAGCAGTCTATTAACCAGGACGAGGTGCTGTTTGAGGGGCCGGCCGAGAGCGAGATTCTTGAGGTCGCCTCGGACAGGAAGTCAACAGTGTCAGGTGATGAATCCTCCGTTTTAGCTGTGGAGGGACAAGAGGTCCCTGGTCCCTCTCTTGAACATCCTTCCTCCAAAACTGAATCTCCCAAACCCTCTGAAGACGTTGCTCGCTCAG ATTCTGCGAAGTCTAAGGTGTCAGAGAAGGAGATCGTGGATGCATTAGCTGACCACGCCCAGCAGATTGCACAGAATGTACTCAGTCGCAGCGCCTCGGGAAAGGATCTGGAGGAGGATGTCAGG CGAGCGGCTAAACTCTGGATGGAGACCCACCCCCCTCGAGATATCTCACGGAGTCAGTCGGTTCAGGACAAG TCCATTGTTCAAGAAATTGTATCTGGTCAAGAAAAGAGGAAAAGTGCAGGACCCACCGCAGGAGAGTATCGAGAACTCATCAAGGCTAACCTCAAAACAGCTA TGTCCAGCTCGAGTGGTGAGAATGTTCCTGCTGACACAGAGGTTAGTCCAGAACTCATAGAGGCCCTTGCAAAGGAAGAAGTTGCTGCAGAAGATCTGGAGATTGTGCAAGATGACGACGGAAAGAGTCTCATCCGCAGCAAGAGTCAGGTCTCCATGGCAATGGGCGGAGTCAAAGAAGGTCATATTTACGTACCAGTGGCTAAAA ACGGGCAGAAGGGTCCTGCTACTAGCATTCCTGTGGATCGACAATCTAACGCTGATATAGGGCAGCTTGCTGTCATTCACTATGTTGGGGACAAGGACTTGGTGAAGGAGGGGTCTGAGAAGACCCCCTCAGATAGGGGTAGTAAAACCAAGTCTCAGCCCCCCTCAACTCTCGGGGAATCTATTGCAGAGGAGGAGACGATGGTTGATGATGCCTCGGAGCATAAATCTCACGTGTCCTTCAAGGACGAGGCCGAGATCGAGGACGAGTTCCAGAAAGCTGTAGAGGGGCTGGAGCAG AAATCAGAGAAGCAGAGTCTAAAGAGTGGAGTGACGGATTCGGATGGCAAGAAGAGCAAGGTGTCCCAGGAGAAGGCCGCCTCACCTGTCAAAAAGAAGGAGGAGTTTATTGTCG GCAAAGTTGATACAAAGGATGACATAAAGGCCCTGTATGGACAGCCTGACCCCCCACCCAAGGAACCATCACCTCCCACAATGG TTAAGAAGCCCAGCCCAGTTGCAGAGCCCGTACCTTCTCCCCCGAAGAGTGCCG ggaaaaaatcaaaagatggcGAACCTAAAAAACTTGAGGTGGCAGATGACAAAAGTTCAAAATCTGCCAGTACAGCCAAAACTAGTACCTCGGGTACTGGGTCTAAAACTGTGACATCCGCTAAATCTGAGGAAATGG CTCAAATTCAGCAGGATTTccagaatgaaataaaaaatttgtttggTAAAGTGCCAACAAAACAGGACGTAAAGG GTAAAGGGAAAACCAAAAAGATACCCTCCCCAACTAAGAAGCCTGCCAAGGAGGGTAAGGCCAAAGGTAAGGCTAAGGGTAAAGGCAAGAAGAAGGAAGAGTCGCCGGAACCCAAACCCGCTGAACCGGAACCAGTACCCCAGGAACCAGTAAAGGAGCTGACCCCACCACCCCCCACACCCCCACCACAGGAAGAGCCACCCGCCTCTGATTTGGAGAGTGACAGG AGAAAATCTATTGCCTCCAGTATAAATGTTAACCTTAAGAAAGTGATGTCAAAG GAGTCGGTCTCTACCATGAAGAGTGAGGAGAGCTTTGAGTTCCACATTGTACGGGACACACCCTCCCCCAGCCCACCCCCGCCTAAGGCCCCATCCATCCCCTCTGTGGAGGAAGAACCAGAGACTGAGGAAGAGGAACCTCCAGAGGATGAGGAT AAAACGGTGAAGAAG CAAATTGTGAAGAAGACAAAG GATGAGGCAGCCAGACTTCGAATGATTTCCAACAGAGAGGCCCGGGCAGCAAAACGAGCCGCACAGGCCGAAAAACGGAGACAGGAAGTGGAGAAACGACGACGTGAGAGAGAGGATCAGCTGAAGCGAGAGAAAGAAGAGTTTGAACGACAGCAACAACTGAAGGCGGAGCTCGAGGAGGAGAGAAAGCGACAGGAAGAACAGAGAAG AATTCGTCGAGCACAGCAAGATGCAGAAAGAGATGATGAAGAGCGAAGAGAAGAGGAGAGACTGAGGAGACAAAAATTAGAGGAGGAGAAAGAAAGACGAAGAAAGGAGGAATACCAGAGGAAATTGGAGGAAATGAAGAGGAGACAAGCTGAGGAGGAGAAACGAAGACATG AGGAAATGTTAAAGAAGCAAGCAGAAGAAGAAGAGGCCCGGCGTGAAGAGGCTGAAAAGATGGCTGCCATGGAAGAAGAAGAGAGGAGGCAGTATGAGCTGCAGAAGAAACTCGAGGAAGAGGAGAGGCTGAAGAGAGAAGAGGAGGAGAG aATTCGTCGTGAAGAAGAAGCCAAGAAAGCCATGGAAGAGGCACGCCGCCTCGCTGAGGAAATGGCTCGCAAACAGGCCGAGATGGAGGCCCGACTTAAATTTAATCGTACACTTCAGGTTGAGGCTCGAGGCCTGGAACATTCTCAGGACATCACTCGAGCGTTTGTTTTCTCGTACTTTGAGTTGCTGCAGTGGTTAGGCCTGGATATTCCTGAATTTGAGGTGTTGAAGTTGAACCAGTATTGA
- the LOC128191626 gene encoding microtubule-associated protein futsch-like isoform X8: MVGGSSALNLSLLSRGVGEISKNGHEKIDVVFEPQDYYNFVTDSRRIYLPPIQHSYTYDEPEFSISRTSKKSVQEINMPKTFTTRKGALLLFSEDMAHRKRHSHHHHIHKSHMDFDDRESQLSKSADEIDLRTVDDLAKSILSFGAQGPEREDGMYLKFVHGRRKRDYFDRQIRPGFSAKRYLSSWTKCWDDNVLEKVISKGYLTEKSLFYYNPLMPHLQRRLNDDMSHYPTPYKLMRSMLMSPGSLSGYTFYRIRPESAETIMTQDVDLHGVPPSQGASIKVISTKDGVQREVTYGSLDKKAQEEVLTDLLVKSAVHYAMKKQQEYFEDNLMRAMESNKIREVSEGHETPASMPQFDMKEAVESLLDTQKSKGAVIEADLPEDRSSVRSGSIKPKHSIKKHGKGGVRSSSSSPALEDKEYIGGVPVVSFRDGSGSPSSVPQLPHIPGAIPLTTIGEVSREQTTVVPLPPIGGKGIPVLNVHPPTPQHTTLESYDGAGKNKENLKTVSEVDTEDEWGAQVPQSQQAENASTKGDVETESKKEKVEVSSQVLGSTESVVTSVHSQKDGKLGRAPWKGSQTSVKSSKKGAGSVDDGSVKGSVIMGPEGELINVGGTIKPHLRDIDLVHDANKVFGKDLVSDESDTEDQPDEWKKNRTLPPGARDQMRNYANKRVTPTNLSVLDPLRLPRHGDPKIDYTSGDIDATLSISSWSYAPRDQDPEIDVLKKTSSLQSLPNIEVEFLKDLSILSRATEKTEPADRQISEDVDTTDDSNKAADPSSNAPNADTISSLQTPFTQSVTPGGRITSILDTPMGPLEDTLLEESEKDGPEQISEKDEEENGTASHLSQKSPGRKGSVLSKISVVDPEMSKSASGSGGQAMSRSGSMADLYNRTLVHSRNRRRYSLDLGGKVKISSDNKVRAQSEDLNKNVEVSLDDLRKKEGKSIEASPSEEKRISVGSRRASRESIFRSLSKQSINQDEVLFEGPAESEILEVASDRKSTVSGDESSVLAVEGQEVPGPSLEHPSSKTESPKPSEDVARSDSAKSKVSEKEIVDALADHAQQIAQNVLSRSASGKDLEEDVRRAAKLWMETHPPRDISRSQSVQDKSIVQEIVSGQEKRKSAGPTAGEYRELIKANLKTAMSSSSGENVPADTEVSPELIEALAKEEVAAEDLEIVQDDDGKSLIRSKSQVSMAMGGVKEGHIYVPVAKNGQKGPATSIPVDRQSNADIGQLAVIHYVGDKDLVKEGSEKTPSDRGSKTKSQPPSTLGESIAEEETMVDDASEHKSHVSFKDEAEIEDEFQKAVEGLEQKSEKQSLKSGVTDSDGKKSKVSQEKAASPVKKKEEFIVGKVDTKDDIKALYGQPDPPPKEPSPPTMVKKPSPVAEPVPSPPKSAGKKSKDGEPKKLEVADDKSSKSASTAKTSTSGTGSKTVTSAKSEEMAQIQQDFQNEIKNLFGKVPTKQDVKGKGKTKKIPSPTKKPAKEGKAKGKAKGKGKKKEESPEPKPAEPEPVPQEPVKELTPPPPTPPPQEEPPASDLESDRRKSIASSINVNLKKVMSKESVSTMKSEESFEFHIVRDTPSPSPPPPKAPSIPSVEEEPETEEEEPPEDEDAAKQVGKFDNSVTAVSVLHPLYIPNILQLKQLKLQQSYQTCNLTISIIRIIFSFFIN, encoded by the exons ATGGTTGGAGGTAGCAGTGCTCTAAATCTCTCGCTGCTAAGCCGAGGAGTCGgtgaaatatcaaaaaatgGACACGAGAAGATTGATGTGGTGTTTGAACCTCAG GACTACTACAACTTTGTCACTGACTCCAGAAGAATCTACCTGCCCCCAATACAGCACTCCTATACATACGATGAACCAGAATTCTCAATATCACGGACATCCAAAAAGTCTGTACAGGAGATCAATATGCCCAAGACATTCACCACCAGGAAGGGGGCCCTGCTTCTGTTCTCGGAGGACATGGCCCACCGAAAACGACACTCCCATCACCACCACATTCACAAAAGTCACATGGATTTTGATGATAGGGAGTCGCAGCTGTCGAAAAGTGCAGATGAAATAGATCTGAGAACTGTAGATGATTTAGCTAAATCTATTCTCTCCTTTGGAGCTCAG GGTCCTGAGAGAGAAGATGGAATGTACCTTAAATTTGTTCATGGGCGAAGGAAAAGAGATTATTTTGACAGACAAATCCGTCCTGGTTTTTCAGCCAAAAGGTATCTGTCATCGTGGACCAAATGTTGGGATGACAATGTTCTGGAGAAAGTCATCAGCAAAG GATACTTGACGGAGAAGTCTCTGTTCTACTACAACCCTCTGATGCCCCATCTCCAGCGGCGCCTCAATGACGACATGTCACACTACCCCACCCCCTACAAACTAATGAGGAGCATGTTAATGTCCCCTGGGAGCCTGTCTGGCTACACCTTCTACAGAATCAGACCAGAGTCAGCTGAAACCATTA TGACACAAGATGTTGACCTCCATGGAGTTCCACCCAGCCAGGGAGCCTCCATTAAGGTCATTAGTACCAAAGATGGAGTTCAGAGGGAGGTCACATACGGCAGCCTGGACAAGAAAGCCCAGGAGGAAGTGTTGACGGACCTACTGGTGAAGAGTGCGGTTCACTACGCCATGAAGAAACAGCAA GAATACTTTGAGGACAACCTAATGAGAGCTATGGAGTCCAATAAGATTCGGGAGGTGTCTGAGGGTCATGAGACCCCAGCATCCATGCCACAGTTTGACATGAAGGAAGCTGTAGAG tcTTTGCTGGACACACAAAAATCTAAAGGTGCTGTGATAGAGGCCGACCTTCCCGAGGATAGGTCTTCAGTAAGGTCAGGGTCAATAAAGCCCAAACATTCAATCAAAAAGCATGGCAAAGGAGGAg TTCGGTCAAGTTCAAGTTCGCCCGCCCTTGAGGACAAAGAATATATAGGGGGAGTTCCTGTCGTGTCCTTCAGAGATGGGTCAGGGTCACCAAGCTCTGTTCCTCAGCTCCCCCACATCCCTGGGGCAATTCCTCTGACCACAATAGGAGAGGTCAGCCGGGAACAGACCACTGTGGTTCCTCTCCCACCCATCGGAGGAAAAG GAATTCCAGTATTGAATGTTCATCCCCCCACCCCACAGCATACAACTCTTGAGTCGTATGATGGTGCGGGGAAAAACAAGGAAAATCTCAAGACTGTTAGCGAAG TGGACACAGAGGATGAGTGGGGAGCTCAGGTCCCCCAGTCCCAGCAAGCAGAGAATGCATCCACGAAAGGGGACGTGGAAACCGAGTCCAAGAAAGAAAAGG TTGAAGTGTCCTCTCAAGTCCTGGGTTCCACGGAGAGTGTGGTCACCAGTGTTCACTCTCAGAAGGACGGCAAACTCGGACGAGCTCCATGGAAAGGCAGTCAGACCAGCGTCAAGAGCTCAAAGAAAGGAG CCGGCAGTGTGGATGATGGGTCAGTCAAGGGCAGTGTAATTATGGGGCCAGAAGGGGAGCTAATCAATGTAGGGGGAACCATCAAACCACATCTCAGAGACATCGACTTGGTGCATGATGCCAATAAAGTGTTTGGAAAag accTGGTGAGTGATGAATCTGATACGGAGGATCAGCCAGACGAGTGGAAGAAAAACCGCACTCTTCCACCAGGGGCGCGGGATCAGATGAGAAACTATGCCAACAAAAGAG TTACTCCCACAAATTTGTCAGTGCTGGACCCCCTCCGCCTGCCTCGCCACGGCGACCCGA AGATTGACTACACCAGTGGTGACATAGACGCCACGCTGTCTATCAGCTCCTGGAGCTACGCACCGCGGGACCAAGATCCAGAAATAGATGTGCTTAAAAAAACCAGTAGTTTACAGAGTCTACCAAACATAGAGG TTGAATTTTTGAAGGATTTAAGCATTTTAAGCAGAGCTACTGAGAAAACAGAACCAGCTGACAGACAGATCTCAGAGGATGTGGACACTACTGATGATTCCAACAAGGCGGCTGACCCCAGCTCCAATGCGCCTAATGCAGACACTATCAGCTCCCTCCAGACCCCCTTTACTCAGTCCGTTACCCCAGGGGGCAGGATCACCAGTATCCTGGACACCCCTATGGGTCCCCTGGAGGATACTCTATTGGAGGAATCAGAGAAAGATGGTCCAGAGCAAATCTCAGAGAAGGATGAAGAAGAAAATGGAACAGCCAGTCACCTGTCCCAAAAGTCGCCTGGAAGAAAAGGATCAGTATTATCAAAAATCTCTGTTGTTGATCCTGAGATGTCAAAGTCTGCCTCCGGGAGTGGAGGTCAAGCTATGTCTCGAAGCGGTAGTATGGCAGACTTGTACAACCGAACATTGGTTCATAGCAGAAACCGCAGGCGTTATAGTTTGGATCTGGGGGGAAAAGTGAAGATTAGTTCAGACAACAAGGTCAGAGCACAAAGTGAAGACCTTAACAAGAATGTAGAAGTATCATTGGATGACCTCAGAAAGAAGGAAGGCAAGTCTATAGAAGCCAGCCCTAGTGAGGAGAAGCGAATATCTGTAGGGTCTCGCCGCGCCTCCAGAGAGTCCATCTTCAGAAGTCTGTCCAAGCAGTCTATTAACCAGGACGAGGTGCTGTTTGAGGGGCCGGCCGAGAGCGAGATTCTTGAGGTCGCCTCGGACAGGAAGTCAACAGTGTCAGGTGATGAATCCTCCGTTTTAGCTGTGGAGGGACAAGAGGTCCCTGGTCCCTCTCTTGAACATCCTTCCTCCAAAACTGAATCTCCCAAACCCTCTGAAGACGTTGCTCGCTCAG ATTCTGCGAAGTCTAAGGTGTCAGAGAAGGAGATCGTGGATGCATTAGCTGACCACGCCCAGCAGATTGCACAGAATGTACTCAGTCGCAGCGCCTCGGGAAAGGATCTGGAGGAGGATGTCAGG CGAGCGGCTAAACTCTGGATGGAGACCCACCCCCCTCGAGATATCTCACGGAGTCAGTCGGTTCAGGACAAG TCCATTGTTCAAGAAATTGTATCTGGTCAAGAAAAGAGGAAAAGTGCAGGACCCACCGCAGGAGAGTATCGAGAACTCATCAAGGCTAACCTCAAAACAGCTA TGTCCAGCTCGAGTGGTGAGAATGTTCCTGCTGACACAGAGGTTAGTCCAGAACTCATAGAGGCCCTTGCAAAGGAAGAAGTTGCTGCAGAAGATCTGGAGATTGTGCAAGATGACGACGGAAAGAGTCTCATCCGCAGCAAGAGTCAGGTCTCCATGGCAATGGGCGGAGTCAAAGAAGGTCATATTTACGTACCAGTGGCTAAAA ACGGGCAGAAGGGTCCTGCTACTAGCATTCCTGTGGATCGACAATCTAACGCTGATATAGGGCAGCTTGCTGTCATTCACTATGTTGGGGACAAGGACTTGGTGAAGGAGGGGTCTGAGAAGACCCCCTCAGATAGGGGTAGTAAAACCAAGTCTCAGCCCCCCTCAACTCTCGGGGAATCTATTGCAGAGGAGGAGACGATGGTTGATGATGCCTCGGAGCATAAATCTCACGTGTCCTTCAAGGACGAGGCCGAGATCGAGGACGAGTTCCAGAAAGCTGTAGAGGGGCTGGAGCAG AAATCAGAGAAGCAGAGTCTAAAGAGTGGAGTGACGGATTCGGATGGCAAGAAGAGCAAGGTGTCCCAGGAGAAGGCCGCCTCACCTGTCAAAAAGAAGGAGGAGTTTATTGTCG GCAAAGTTGATACAAAGGATGACATAAAGGCCCTGTATGGACAGCCTGACCCCCCACCCAAGGAACCATCACCTCCCACAATGG TTAAGAAGCCCAGCCCAGTTGCAGAGCCCGTACCTTCTCCCCCGAAGAGTGCCG ggaaaaaatcaaaagatggcGAACCTAAAAAACTTGAGGTGGCAGATGACAAAAGTTCAAAATCTGCCAGTACAGCCAAAACTAGTACCTCGGGTACTGGGTCTAAAACTGTGACATCCGCTAAATCTGAGGAAATGG CTCAAATTCAGCAGGATTTccagaatgaaataaaaaatttgtttggTAAAGTGCCAACAAAACAGGACGTAAAGG GTAAAGGGAAAACCAAAAAGATACCCTCCCCAACTAAGAAGCCTGCCAAGGAGGGTAAGGCCAAAGGTAAGGCTAAGGGTAAAGGCAAGAAGAAGGAAGAGTCGCCGGAACCCAAACCCGCTGAACCGGAACCAGTACCCCAGGAACCAGTAAAGGAGCTGACCCCACCACCCCCCACACCCCCACCACAGGAAGAGCCACCCGCCTCTGATTTGGAGAGTGACAGG AGAAAATCTATTGCCTCCAGTATAAATGTTAACCTTAAGAAAGTGATGTCAAAG GAGTCGGTCTCTACCATGAAGAGTGAGGAGAGCTTTGAGTTCCACATTGTACGGGACACACCCTCCCCCAGCCCACCCCCGCCTAAGGCCCCATCCATCCCCTCTGTGGAGGAAGAACCAGAGACTGAGGAAGAGGAACCTCCAGAGGATGAGGAT GCAGCTAAACAGGTAGGAAAGTTTGATAACTCTGTCACAGCAGTGTCGGTATTGCACCCTCTGTATATCCCTAACATTCTTCAACTTAAGCAATTAAAACTGCAACAAAGTTATCAAACCTGTAATTTAACAATATCAATAATAAGGataatattttcattctttattaattaa